Proteins encoded by one window of Bradyrhizobium sp. B097:
- the zapA gene encoding cell division protein ZapA: MSHINVTINGRQYRMACEEGQEVRLLKLAENLQQRVESLRGKFGEIGDARLTVMAALTACDELVDAGARIRSLEEEVEQLRNARVAATDRARATQTAVSNALNAAAERIERTTQVLNRTIGGGIAIG; encoded by the coding sequence ATGAGCCACATCAACGTCACCATCAATGGCCGGCAATACCGGATGGCCTGCGAGGAGGGCCAGGAGGTGCGGCTGTTGAAGCTCGCGGAAAATCTCCAGCAGCGCGTCGAATCGCTGCGCGGCAAGTTCGGCGAGATCGGCGATGCGCGGCTCACCGTGATGGCGGCGCTCACCGCCTGCGACGAGCTGGTCGATGCGGGCGCGCGCATCCGCAGCCTCGAGGAAGAGGTCGAGCAGCTACGCAATGCCCGCGTCGCCGCCACCGACCGCGCCCGCGCGACCCAGACCGCGGTCTCCAATGCGCTCAACGCCGCCGCCGAGCGGATCGAGCGCACCACGCAGGTGCTCAACCGCACCATCGGCGGCGGCATCGCGATCGGCTGA
- a CDS encoding DUF4164 domain-containing protein, with amino-acid sequence MSDRLANGSGNTEAPLADIDAATRRLMAALDALESSVERRREADRDENELASRIQALGADRSRLADELDGSLVKTRKLERVNRDIAEKLDAAIGTIRAVLEGGEGR; translated from the coding sequence ATGAGTGATCGTCTCGCCAACGGCTCTGGCAATACCGAGGCACCGCTCGCCGATATCGATGCTGCGACAAGGCGGCTGATGGCAGCACTCGATGCGCTGGAGAGCTCGGTGGAGCGGCGCCGCGAGGCCGACCGCGACGAAAACGAATTGGCGAGCCGGATCCAGGCCCTCGGCGCCGATCGCTCCAGACTTGCCGACGAACTCGACGGATCGCTGGTGAAGACGCGCAAGCTCGAGCGCGTCAATCGCGACATCGCGGAAAAGCTCGATGCGGCGATCGGCACCATTCGCGCCGTGCTCGAGGGCGGAGAAGGCAGATGA
- the tkt gene encoding transketolase, with the protein MTQVDHTRMANAIRGLAMDAVEKANSGHPGLPMGAADIATVLFTKFLKFDAADTAWPDRDRFVLSAGHGSMLLYALLYLTGNKDMTLDQIKHFRQLGSLTPGHPENFHTQGIETTTGPLGQGIATAVGMALAEKMLAAEFGKKIVSHHTYVLASDGDLMEGISQEAIALAGHWRLNKMIVLYDDNGISIDGPTSISDSVDQVKRFKSAGWAAELIDGHDPQAIAAAITRAQKSSKPSMIACKTTIGFGAPTRAGTAKAHGEALGAAELKGAKEKLGISLEPFSVPDDVLKAWREAGARGAAEHKAWDEQFAQLGNRKRAEFERRLRHERPQSLAKGLRAFKKGLLENPLNVATRKSSEAAIEVIAAAMPMEFVAGSADLTGSNNNKAKSATAFAAKTPKGRFIHYGIREHGMAACLNGIFLHGGFAPNGATFLVFTDYARGAMRLSALMGTGVVYVMTHDSIGLGEDGPTHQPVEHLSALRAMPNMRVFRPCDAVETAECWELALNRVDGPTVLALTRQNLPQLRTTAPNDNPCSHGAYELVAAQGDAKVSLFASGSEVQIAVEAQKQLAGRGIATRVVSVPSLELLLAQPAERQNAVIGNAPVKIAIEAAVRWGWDAVIGRDGEFVGMHGFGASAPAKDLFPHFGITAEAVVNAALKRV; encoded by the coding sequence ATGACGCAGGTCGATCACACCCGTATGGCCAATGCGATCCGTGGCCTTGCCATGGACGCCGTCGAGAAGGCGAATTCGGGCCATCCCGGCCTGCCGATGGGCGCCGCCGACATCGCAACCGTGCTGTTCACCAAATTCCTGAAATTCGATGCCGCCGACACCGCGTGGCCCGATCGCGACCGCTTCGTGCTGTCGGCCGGCCATGGCTCGATGCTGCTCTATGCGTTGCTGTACCTCACCGGCAACAAGGACATGACGCTCGACCAGATCAAGCATTTCCGCCAGCTCGGATCGCTGACGCCCGGACACCCGGAGAATTTCCACACCCAGGGCATCGAGACCACCACCGGCCCGCTCGGCCAGGGCATTGCGACCGCGGTCGGCATGGCGCTCGCCGAGAAGATGCTCGCTGCGGAGTTCGGCAAGAAGATCGTCAGCCACCACACCTACGTGCTCGCCTCCGACGGCGACCTGATGGAAGGCATCTCGCAGGAAGCAATCGCGCTGGCCGGTCACTGGCGCCTCAACAAGATGATCGTGCTGTACGACGACAACGGCATCTCGATCGACGGTCCGACCTCGATCTCCGATTCGGTCGACCAGGTGAAGCGCTTCAAGTCCGCCGGCTGGGCCGCCGAATTGATCGACGGCCATGATCCGCAGGCAATTGCAGCTGCGATCACCCGCGCCCAGAAATCGAGCAAGCCGTCGATGATCGCCTGCAAGACCACGATCGGCTTCGGCGCGCCGACCAGGGCCGGCACCGCGAAAGCCCATGGCGAGGCGCTCGGCGCCGCCGAGCTCAAGGGTGCCAAGGAGAAGCTCGGCATTTCGCTCGAGCCGTTCTCGGTGCCCGACGACGTGCTGAAGGCCTGGCGTGAGGCCGGCGCCCGCGGCGCCGCCGAGCACAAGGCCTGGGACGAGCAGTTCGCGCAGCTCGGCAACCGCAAGCGCGCCGAGTTCGAGCGCCGGCTGCGTCACGAGCGGCCGCAATCGCTCGCCAAGGGCCTGCGCGCGTTCAAGAAGGGCCTGCTGGAAAATCCGCTCAACGTCGCGACCCGCAAATCGTCGGAAGCCGCGATCGAAGTGATCGCCGCCGCGATGCCGATGGAATTCGTGGCCGGCTCCGCCGACCTCACCGGCTCCAACAACAATAAGGCGAAGTCGGCGACAGCGTTCGCCGCCAAGACGCCGAAGGGCCGCTTCATCCATTACGGTATCCGCGAACACGGCATGGCGGCGTGCCTCAACGGCATCTTCCTGCATGGCGGCTTCGCGCCGAACGGCGCCACCTTCCTGGTGTTCACCGACTATGCGCGCGGTGCGATGCGGCTGTCGGCGCTGATGGGCACCGGCGTGGTCTATGTCATGACCCATGACTCGATCGGCCTCGGCGAGGACGGCCCGACGCACCAGCCGGTCGAGCATCTCTCCGCGCTGCGCGCGATGCCCAACATGCGCGTGTTCCGCCCCTGCGATGCGGTCGAGACCGCCGAGTGCTGGGAACTGGCGCTCAACCGCGTGGACGGACCGACCGTGCTGGCGCTGACCCGCCAGAACCTGCCGCAGCTCCGCACCACGGCGCCGAACGACAACCCGTGCAGCCACGGCGCCTACGAATTGGTCGCGGCGCAGGGTGACGCAAAAGTGTCATTGTTCGCCTCCGGTTCCGAGGTCCAGATCGCGGTCGAGGCGCAGAAGCAGCTCGCCGGGCGCGGCATCGCGACGCGGGTCGTCTCGGTCCCGTCGCTCGAATTGTTGCTGGCGCAGCCCGCCGAGCGGCAAAATGCCGTCATCGGCAACGCTCCGGTCAAGATCGCGATCGAGGCTGCGGTGCGCTGGGGCTGGGATGCCGTGATCGGCCGCGATGGCGAATTCGTCGGCATGCACGGTTTCGGCGCCAGCGCCCCGGCGAAGGACCTTTTCCCGCATTTCGGCATTACTGCGGAGGCCGTCGTTAACGCTGCCCTGAAGCGCGTCTGA
- the gap gene encoding type I glyceraldehyde-3-phosphate dehydrogenase, whose protein sequence is MAIRVAINGFGRIGRNVLRAIAESGRKDIEVVGINDLGPVETNAHLLRFDSVHGRFPGTVTVDGDSISVGDNKIKVSAERDPSKLPWKALGVDIALECTGIFTAKDKASAHLTAGAKRVLVSAPADGADATIVYGVNHDTLNKDQLVISNGSCTTNCLAPVAKVLNETVGIETGFMTTIHAYTGDQPTLDTLHKDLYRGRAAAMSMIPTSTGAAKAIGLVLPELKGKLDGVSIRVPTPNVSVIDLKIVAKRATDAKEINEAMKRASEQQLKGILGFTTAPNVSIDFNHDPHSATFHMDQTKVQNGTLVRVMAWYDNEWGFSNRMADTAVAIGKLI, encoded by the coding sequence ATGGCAATCCGCGTCGCGATCAACGGGTTTGGGCGTATCGGCCGCAATGTGTTGCGCGCCATCGCCGAGTCCGGCCGCAAGGACATCGAGGTGGTCGGCATCAACGACCTCGGCCCGGTCGAGACCAACGCGCACCTGCTGCGCTTCGATTCCGTGCACGGCCGCTTCCCGGGCACCGTGACCGTCGACGGCGACTCGATCAGCGTCGGCGACAACAAGATCAAGGTCTCGGCCGAGCGCGATCCCTCCAAGCTGCCGTGGAAGGCCCTCGGCGTCGACATCGCGCTGGAATGCACCGGCATCTTCACCGCCAAGGACAAGGCCTCTGCGCACCTCACCGCCGGCGCCAAACGCGTGCTGGTCTCGGCGCCCGCCGATGGGGCTGACGCCACCATCGTCTACGGCGTCAATCACGACACGCTGAACAAGGATCAGCTCGTCATCTCCAACGGCTCCTGCACCACCAACTGCCTCGCGCCGGTTGCCAAGGTGTTGAACGAGACGGTCGGCATCGAGACCGGCTTCATGACCACGATCCACGCCTATACCGGCGACCAGCCGACGCTCGATACCCTGCACAAGGATCTCTATCGCGGTCGCGCCGCGGCGATGTCGATGATCCCGACCTCGACCGGAGCCGCGAAAGCCATCGGCCTGGTGCTGCCGGAACTGAAGGGCAAGCTCGACGGCGTCTCGATCCGCGTGCCGACCCCGAACGTCTCGGTGATCGACCTCAAGATCGTCGCCAAGCGCGCCACCGACGCCAAGGAGATCAACGAGGCGATGAAGCGCGCCTCCGAGCAGCAGCTCAAGGGCATCCTCGGCTTCACCACCGCGCCGAACGTCTCGATCGATTTCAACCACGATCCGCACTCGGCCACCTTCCACATGGACCAGACCAAGGTGCAGAACGGCACGCTGGTGCGCGTGATGGCCTGGTACGACAATGAGTGGGGCTTCTCGAACCGCATGGCGGACACCGCCGTTGCGATCGGCAAGCTGATCTAA
- a CDS encoding phosphoglycerate kinase — protein MTKSFRTLDDVNVKGKRVLLRVDLNVPMEGGRVTDATRLERVAPTITEISDKGGKVILLAHFGRPKGRDPKESLKPVAEALSKVIKRPVAFAEDCIGEAAANAVAALKDGDILCLENTRFHKEEEKNDAGFVAELAKLGDIWVNDAFSAAHRAHASTEGLGHKLPAYAGRTMQAELDALGKALEAPTKPVIAIIGGAKVSTKIDLLENLVSKVDALVIGGGMANTFLHAQGIAVGKSLAEKDLAATALRIMEKANAANCAIILPVDAVVANQFAANAPSHAYGLDAIPADGMILDVGPQSIARIHAAIDDAATLVWNGPLGAFELTPFDRGTVVSAKHAAERTRAKKLVSVAGGGDTVAALNQAGVAGDFSYVSTAGGAFLEWMEGKPLPGVEVLKNR, from the coding sequence ATGACCAAATCGTTCCGCACCCTCGACGACGTCAACGTGAAGGGCAAGCGCGTGCTGCTGCGCGTCGACCTCAACGTCCCCATGGAAGGCGGCCGCGTCACCGACGCCACCCGGCTCGAGCGCGTTGCTCCCACCATCACCGAGATTTCCGACAAGGGCGGCAAGGTGATCCTGCTCGCCCATTTCGGCCGGCCCAAGGGCCGCGATCCCAAGGAGTCGCTGAAGCCGGTCGCCGAAGCGTTGTCGAAGGTGATCAAGCGCCCGGTCGCCTTCGCCGAGGATTGCATCGGCGAAGCGGCGGCCAACGCGGTTGCGGCCCTCAAGGACGGCGACATTCTCTGCCTGGAGAACACCCGCTTCCACAAGGAAGAGGAAAAGAACGACGCCGGCTTCGTCGCTGAACTCGCCAAGCTCGGCGACATCTGGGTCAACGACGCCTTTTCCGCCGCGCATCGCGCCCACGCCTCGACTGAAGGCCTCGGCCACAAGCTGCCGGCCTATGCCGGCCGCACCATGCAGGCCGAGCTCGACGCACTCGGCAAGGCGCTGGAAGCGCCGACCAAGCCCGTGATCGCGATCATCGGCGGCGCCAAGGTCTCGACCAAGATCGACCTTCTGGAAAACCTCGTGAGCAAGGTCGACGCGCTGGTGATCGGCGGCGGCATGGCCAACACCTTCCTGCACGCGCAGGGCATTGCCGTCGGCAAGTCGCTCGCCGAGAAGGACCTCGCCGCGACCGCGCTGCGGATCATGGAGAAGGCCAACGCCGCGAATTGCGCGATCATCCTGCCTGTCGATGCTGTCGTCGCCAACCAGTTCGCCGCCAACGCGCCGTCGCACGCCTACGGCCTCGACGCGATCCCGGCCGACGGCATGATCCTCGACGTCGGCCCGCAATCGATCGCGCGGATCCATGCCGCGATCGACGATGCCGCGACGCTGGTCTGGAACGGACCGCTGGGCGCCTTCGAATTGACGCCGTTCGACCGCGGCACGGTGGTGTCGGCCAAGCATGCCGCCGAGCGCACCAGGGCCAAAAAACTGGTCTCGGTCGCCGGCGGCGGCGATACCGTCGCGGCGCTCAACCAGGCGGGCGTCGCCGGTGATTTTTCCTACGTCTCGACCGCGGGCGGCGCGTTTCTTGAATGGATGGAAGGCAAGCCGCTGCCGGGCGTCGAAGTGTTGAAAAACCGTTGA
- the fba gene encoding class II fructose-bisphosphate aldolase (catalyzes the reversible aldol condensation of dihydroxyacetonephosphate and glyceraldehyde 3-phosphate in the Calvin cycle, glycolysis, and/or gluconeogenesis), with amino-acid sequence MARITLRQLLDHAAEHDYGVPAFNINNMEQALAIMVAASEVDAPVIIQASRGARSYANDVMLKHMMDAVTEIYPQIPVCVHLDHGNEPATCMTAIQAGFTSVMMDGSLKADGKTPGDWDYNVGVTRTVTGMAHLGGISVEGELGVLGSLETGMGDKEDGHGAEGKLSHDQLLTNPDEAVKFVTETKVDALAIAMGTSHGAYKFTRKPDGDILAMNVIEEIHRKLPNTHLVMHGSSSVPQDLQEIINANGGKMKPTWGVPVAEIQRGIKNGVRKINIDTDNRMAMTGQIRKVLKDNPEEFDPRKYLKPAMEAMTKLCKQRLQEFNTAGQASKIKKVLTTAEMAKRYASGALDPKVA; translated from the coding sequence ATGGCTCGCATAACATTGCGGCAACTGCTCGATCACGCGGCCGAGCATGATTACGGCGTACCTGCCTTCAACATCAACAACATGGAGCAGGCGCTGGCGATCATGGTCGCGGCCTCCGAGGTCGACGCACCCGTCATCATCCAGGCCTCGCGCGGTGCGCGGTCCTACGCCAACGACGTCATGCTCAAGCACATGATGGACGCCGTCACCGAGATCTATCCGCAGATCCCGGTCTGCGTGCATCTCGACCATGGCAACGAGCCCGCCACCTGCATGACGGCGATCCAGGCCGGCTTCACCTCGGTCATGATGGACGGCTCGCTGAAGGCCGACGGCAAGACCCCCGGCGACTGGGACTACAATGTCGGCGTCACCAGGACCGTGACCGGCATGGCCCATCTCGGCGGCATCTCGGTGGAAGGCGAGCTCGGCGTGCTCGGCTCGCTCGAGACCGGCATGGGCGACAAGGAAGACGGCCACGGCGCCGAGGGCAAGCTGTCGCATGACCAGCTTCTGACCAATCCGGACGAGGCCGTGAAGTTCGTCACGGAAACCAAGGTCGATGCGCTGGCGATCGCGATGGGCACCTCGCACGGTGCCTACAAATTCACCCGCAAGCCCGACGGCGACATCCTCGCCATGAACGTGATCGAGGAAATCCATCGCAAGCTGCCGAACACGCATCTCGTGATGCACGGCTCCTCGTCGGTGCCGCAGGACCTGCAGGAGATCATCAACGCCAACGGCGGCAAGATGAAGCCGACCTGGGGCGTGCCGGTCGCCGAGATCCAGCGCGGCATCAAGAACGGCGTGCGCAAGATCAACATCGACACCGACAACCGGATGGCGATGACCGGCCAGATTCGCAAGGTGCTGAAGGACAATCCGGAAGAGTTCGATCCGCGCAAGTACCTGAAGCCCGCGATGGAGGCGATGACCAAGCTGTGCAAGCAGCGCCTGCAGGAGTTCAACACCGCGGGCCAGGCCAGCAAGATCAAGAAGGTGCTGACCACGGCGGAAATGGCCAAGCGCTACGCTTCGGGCGCGCTCGATCCCAAGGTCGCCTGA
- a CDS encoding class I fructose-bisphosphate aldolase, translating to MNLADLNKIALAMVTPGKGILAADESSGTIKKRFDAIKVDSTEDSRRDYREMLFRSQEAMSKYISGVILYDETIWQNAKDGTPLVKLIEQAGAIPGIKVDEGTQALPNCPGELVTVGLDKLAERLKKYYERGARFAKWRAVIDIGPRIPTQTAVRVNAHALARYAALCQAAQIVPIVEPEVLMDGDHDIDRCYEVTQRVLNRTFQELRVQRVALEGMILKPNMAISGKKCPKQASVQEVAEKTIRLLKSCVPAAVPGIAFLSGGQSDEEATAHLDAMNKIGHLPWRLTFSYGRALQAAPQKAWSGKPDNVPAGQRAFSHRARMNGLASTGNWEAGLEKQAA from the coding sequence ATGAACCTCGCTGACCTCAACAAAATTGCGCTCGCCATGGTCACCCCGGGCAAGGGCATTCTCGCCGCCGACGAATCTTCCGGCACCATCAAGAAGCGTTTCGACGCCATCAAGGTCGATTCGACCGAAGACAGTCGCCGCGACTATCGCGAGATGCTGTTCCGCTCGCAGGAGGCGATGAGCAAGTACATCTCCGGCGTCATCCTGTACGACGAGACGATCTGGCAGAATGCCAAGGACGGCACGCCGCTGGTCAAGCTGATCGAGCAAGCCGGCGCAATCCCCGGCATCAAGGTCGATGAAGGCACCCAGGCGCTGCCGAACTGCCCGGGTGAACTCGTCACCGTCGGCCTCGACAAGCTCGCCGAGCGCCTGAAGAAATATTACGAACGCGGTGCGCGCTTTGCGAAATGGCGCGCCGTGATCGATATCGGGCCGCGAATCCCGACCCAGACCGCGGTCCGCGTCAACGCCCATGCACTGGCGCGCTACGCCGCGCTGTGTCAGGCCGCGCAGATCGTCCCGATTGTCGAGCCCGAGGTGCTGATGGACGGCGATCACGATATCGACCGCTGCTACGAGGTGACGCAGCGCGTGCTGAATCGCACCTTCCAGGAATTGCGGGTGCAGCGTGTTGCGCTGGAAGGCATGATCCTGAAGCCCAACATGGCGATCTCGGGCAAGAAATGCCCGAAGCAGGCGTCGGTGCAGGAAGTCGCCGAGAAGACCATTCGTTTGCTCAAGAGCTGCGTGCCGGCCGCGGTGCCGGGCATCGCGTTCCTCTCCGGCGGACAGAGCGACGAGGAAGCGACCGCGCATCTCGACGCAATGAACAAGATCGGCCACCTGCCCTGGCGGCTGACCTTCTCCTATGGCCGCGCGTTGCAGGCGGCGCCGCAGAAGGCGTGGTCCGGCAAGCCCGACAACGTCCCGGCGGGCCAGCGCGCCTTCTCGCATCGCGCCCGGATGAACGGGCTCGCGAGCACCGGCAATTGGGAAGCCGGCCTCGAGAAACAGGCGGCATAG
- a CDS encoding thiamine phosphate synthase — protein sequence MATKPVPPRPAPRLYLATPPVDEPARLAAELADLLAAADVAAVLVRLHETDPRSMISTIKALAPAIQNAGAALLIDGHPDIVARAGADGAHLTGLAAMEEAMPSLKPDRIAGVGGLATRHDSMAAGEAGADYVLFGEPDTNGQRPSLEAIAERLEWWDELFEPPCVGFATSREEAEAFAAAGADFVLVGDFIWSDPRGAKTALAEIGAAIAEAHAGTLGQAKAEG from the coding sequence TTGGCGACCAAGCCCGTTCCGCCGCGGCCGGCGCCGCGCCTCTATCTGGCAACCCCGCCGGTCGACGAGCCCGCGCGGCTTGCGGCCGAGCTTGCCGACCTGCTTGCCGCGGCCGACGTCGCGGCCGTTCTGGTGCGGCTGCATGAGACCGATCCGCGCAGCATGATCTCCACCATCAAGGCGCTGGCGCCTGCGATCCAGAACGCGGGTGCGGCGCTGCTGATCGACGGCCATCCCGATATCGTGGCGCGCGCCGGCGCCGATGGCGCGCATCTGACCGGCCTCGCCGCGATGGAAGAGGCGATGCCCTCGCTGAAACCCGACCGCATCGCAGGCGTCGGCGGGCTCGCGACGCGCCACGATTCGATGGCCGCGGGCGAAGCCGGTGCCGATTATGTGCTGTTCGGCGAGCCCGACACCAACGGACAGCGGCCCTCGCTTGAGGCGATCGCCGAGCGGCTGGAATGGTGGGACGAATTGTTCGAGCCGCCTTGCGTCGGCTTTGCGACCTCGCGCGAGGAGGCCGAGGCATTCGCTGCGGCCGGCGCGGATTTCGTGCTGGTCGGAGATTTCATCTGGTCCGATCCGCGCGGCGCCAAGACAGCACTCGCCGAGATCGGCGCAGCGATTGCAGAGGCGCATGCCGGCACGTTGGGCCAGGCCAAGGCCGAGGGATGA
- a CDS encoding tetratricopeptide repeat protein, giving the protein MNRLRPIGVALGCMMLASGAMAQLSITPPAQTPPPAKKEAPKEKPKVHAPAAKKPAPKPAATPTATPTPSPTPTPDDPNVDLVYGAYQRGMYKTAFDLALVRAQNSNDAKAMTMLGELYANGLGVKRDYVKADDWYKRASDAGDREAMFALAMMRIAGRGGAVDKDSAVKLLASSAKLGEPKAAYNLALLYLDGQTLPQDLKRSAELLRMAADAGSPEAQYALATFYKEGTGVPKDLEKAARLLQAASLADNVDAEVEYAIALYNGAGTPRNVPAAVALLRKAARQNSAIAQNRLAHVLATGAGAPVDKVEALKWHTVAKTAGKGDPDLDDILADMSREDRAKGEAAARKWIGNNVK; this is encoded by the coding sequence ATGAACCGCCTGCGTCCGATAGGTGTTGCGCTCGGCTGCATGATGCTGGCGAGCGGTGCGATGGCGCAGCTCTCGATCACGCCGCCGGCACAGACGCCGCCGCCCGCGAAGAAGGAGGCGCCGAAAGAGAAGCCGAAGGTGCATGCGCCCGCCGCGAAGAAGCCCGCGCCGAAGCCCGCCGCCACACCAACGGCCACCCCGACGCCCTCGCCGACCCCGACGCCTGATGATCCCAATGTCGACCTCGTCTATGGCGCCTATCAGCGCGGCATGTACAAGACCGCATTCGATCTGGCGCTGGTGCGCGCCCAGAACAGCAACGATGCCAAGGCAATGACGATGCTGGGCGAGCTCTATGCCAACGGGCTCGGCGTCAAGCGCGACTACGTCAAGGCGGACGACTGGTACAAGCGCGCATCCGATGCCGGCGACCGCGAGGCGATGTTCGCGCTCGCGATGATGCGGATCGCGGGCCGTGGCGGCGCGGTGGACAAGGATTCCGCGGTCAAGCTGCTGGCCTCGTCGGCCAAGCTTGGCGAGCCGAAGGCAGCCTATAACCTCGCGCTGCTCTATCTCGACGGCCAGACCCTGCCGCAGGACCTCAAGCGCTCCGCCGAGCTGTTGCGGATGGCCGCGGACGCCGGCAGCCCCGAGGCGCAATACGCGCTGGCGACCTTCTACAAGGAAGGCACCGGCGTGCCGAAGGACCTCGAAAAGGCGGCCCGGCTGCTGCAGGCCGCCTCGTTGGCCGACAATGTCGATGCCGAGGTCGAATATGCCATCGCGCTCTACAACGGCGCCGGTACGCCGCGGAACGTGCCGGCGGCGGTGGCGCTGCTGCGCAAGGCGGCCCGGCAGAACAGCGCGATCGCGCAAAACCGCCTCGCCCACGTGCTGGCGACCGGCGCCGGCGCCCCGGTGGACAAGGTCGAGGCGCTGAAATGGCACACCGTCGCCAAGACCGCCGGCAAGGGCGACCCCGATCTCGACGACATCCTCGCCGATATGAGCCGGGAAGACCGCGCCAAGGGCGAGGCAGCCGCGCGAAAATGGATCGGAAACAACGTCAAATGA
- a CDS encoding inositol monophosphatase family protein produces MLYSALINVMVKAARRAGRSLKRDLGEIEHLQVSLKGPANFVSLADKRAEEMLYTDLEKARPGYGFLGEEGGKREGGDKSHTWIVDPLDGTTNFLHGIPQFAISIGLQREDTIIAGVIYNPANDELYIAERGKGAFLNDQRLRVAGRRQLNECVVACGLPHIGRGNHQLALQEMAALQNKVAGFRRFGAASLDLAFVAAGRLDGYWERNLQAWDVAAGLLMVREAGGTVSGIQGSDDPLQTGHVVCGNEFVHGELIKILKPLGQ; encoded by the coding sequence ATGCTCTACTCCGCTCTCATCAATGTCATGGTCAAGGCCGCGCGGCGCGCCGGCCGCAGCCTCAAGCGCGACCTCGGCGAGATCGAACATCTCCAGGTGTCGCTGAAGGGGCCGGCGAACTTCGTCTCGCTCGCCGACAAGCGCGCCGAGGAGATGCTCTACACCGACCTCGAAAAGGCCCGGCCCGGTTACGGGTTCCTCGGCGAAGAAGGCGGCAAGCGCGAAGGCGGCGACAAGAGCCACACCTGGATCGTCGATCCCTTGGACGGCACCACCAACTTCCTGCACGGCATCCCGCAATTCGCGATCTCGATCGGGCTTCAGCGCGAAGACACGATCATCGCGGGCGTGATCTACAATCCCGCCAATGACGAGCTCTACATCGCCGAGCGCGGCAAGGGCGCGTTCCTCAACGACCAGCGGCTGCGCGTCGCCGGCCGCCGCCAGCTCAACGAATGCGTGGTCGCCTGCGGCCTGCCGCATATCGGCCGCGGCAATCACCAGCTGGCGCTGCAGGAGATGGCCGCGCTGCAGAACAAGGTCGCGGGCTTCCGCCGCTTCGGCGCCGCCTCGCTCGACCTCGCCTTTGTCGCGGCCGGCCGTCTGGACGGCTATTGGGAGCGCAATCTGCAAGCCTGGGACGTCGCGGCGGGCCTGCTGATGGTCCGCGAAGCCGGCGGCACCGTCTCCGGCATCCAGGGCAGTGACGACCCGCTGCAGACCGGCCACGTCGTCTGCGGCAACGAGTTCGTGCACGGCGAGCTGATCAAGATCCTGAAGCCGCTCGGGCAGTAA